In Erpetoichthys calabaricus chromosome 4, fErpCal1.3, whole genome shotgun sequence, one genomic interval encodes:
- the LOC127527690 gene encoding olfactory receptor 2AT4-like, whose amino-acid sequence MNQTGSPVQEFVLAGIPGFGDEESRRIFFAVFLTAYLFILLWNFLLIFIFSSDKSLHTPMYVLVCGLAILDIVLATNIIPGILVLFRFGSRSVSFTACFTQMFFFFSLFFSESFLLGLMAYDRYIAICHPLHYPNLMDNTRILKLMVGCWLTACLCSTIIVALTLRFPFCGPNKIVQCVCDFSSVLSLACGNILTTSYIGLTIALSVLAFPMMYIVFSYVKIISSVLKIATSEGRMKAFYTCGTHMLVISIFYFVASAVIISYRIPGTSVDMRIIGILFHNIFPTLTNPVIYCLRTKEIRDSLFKTLKKGRILPKSL is encoded by the coding sequence ATGAATCAAACTGGTTCGCCTGTCCAAGAATTTGTTCTTGCTGGGATTCCCGGATTTGGAGATGAAGAAAGCAGGAGGATTTTCTTTGCCGTCTTTCTAACTGCATATCTCTTTATTCTCCTTTGGAATTTCCTCCTCATCTTTATATTCTCATCAGACAAAAGTCTGCACACTCCTATGTACGTATTAGTTTGTGGCCTTGCTATTTTAGACATTGTTTTAGCAACTAACATAATCCCGGGTATTCTAGTTCTCTTTAGGTTTGGCTCCAGGTCGGTTTCGTTTACCGCTTGCttcacacaaatgttttttttttttagtctgtttttCTCAGAGTCTTTTCTCTTGGGGCTCATGGCATATGACCGATACATAGCCATTTGTCATCCTCTTCACTATCCAAATTTAATGGACAACACTCGTATCTTGAAACTGATGGTGGGTTGCTGGTTAACGGCCtgtctttgttcaactattattgtAGCTCTCACGCTCAGATTTCCATTCTGCGGCCCTAATAAAATTGTACAATGTGTTTGTGATTTCTCTTCTGTGCTGAGTTTAGCCTGTGGCAATATTCTGACCACTAGTTATATTGGATTAACCATAGCTCTGAGTGTCTTGGCTTTTCCTATGATGTATATTGTATTTTCATATGTGAAGATCATATCTTCAGTTCTCAAGATTGCCACCTCCGAGGGACGCATGAAAGCTTTCTATACCTGTGGAACACACATGTTGGTCATTTCCATTTTCTACTTCGTTGCCAGTGCAGTCATCATCTCCTACAGAATTCCTGGTACATCCGTGGACATGAGAATTATTGGCatattatttcataatatttttccCACTCTGACAAACCCAGTAATTTACTGTCTACGGACAAAAGAGATCAGAGACAGTCTTTTCAAAACTCTGAAAAAAGGCAGAATTTTGCCTAAAAGTTTATAA